The Nostoc cf. commune SO-36 genomic sequence GGATATGAGCGTTGCTGGAGTATCTCGGAGTTAGAAATGAAATATGCTGCTCTACTCCAAGCCATCAATGATATTGAACTGTTCAGTGGATTCTGTTACACACAATTTACTGATACTTTCCAAGAAGCTAACGGTTTGTTGTACAGCGATCGCACCCCCAAATTTCCGCTTGAGGCAATCCGGGCTGCAACCCTTTCAGGAGGAGGATTTTGCTCTCCTAGTAGGTGTTAAAATTGGGAATTGGAGAGTAAGATTTTTACTCTCCAATTCCTCTGCTTTTTATATTAGTAAATTTATTTAAATAATTGGTGTAGTTCGATATCAGTTTTAGTTGCGATCGCTGGGAGCATCCCAATTTTGCTTAAATCTTTTCCCTCACCCCCAGCCCCTCTCCCATCTTTGGGAGAGGGGAGACATAATTCTAGTTCCCCTTCTCCCATCTTTGGGAGAAGGGGTTAGGGGATGAGGGCGATCAAAGTTTTTGCACATTTGGGATGCTCCCCGCCTGCGGTGGGCTACGCCAAGGCATTTGTTACTTCGGGGTTCGCGTTTGTTACTTCGAGGTTCGCGTTTGTTACTTCGGGGTTCGCGTTTGTTACTTCGGGGTTCGCGTTTGTTACTTCGGGGTTCGCGTTTGTTACTTCGGGGTTCGCGTTTGTTACTTCGGGGTTCGCGTTTGTTACTTCGGGGTTCGCGTTTGTTACTTCGGGGTTCGCGTTTGTTACTTCGGGGTTCGCGTTTGTTACTTCGGGGTTCGCGTTTGTTACTTCGGGGTTCGCGTTTGTTACTTCGGGGTTCGCGTTTGTTACTTCGGGGTTCGCGTTTGTTACTTCGGAGACTACATTTGTTATTTCGGCGTGTTCATAACGTACCTTACGAAACTACTAAAAGAGTTGAAACCTATGCTGGTCATACTTGTGTGTACACCGCAGGTTCAACTGGGCTTCAAGAACTATTTTCTGACGTATGGCGTAGATAGAGCATAGGTTACAGCAGAGCAAAGTAGAGTAGTACAAATCTTCTGGCAACAGGTGTTGTAGTATAATAGTAATACGGGTAAAACCTTTATTCTTTCGTGAAAAGCTTGTGCCAACTTTGACTTGATTGCACTAAAAGGAGAGTAGCGATGAAAAAAGTAGCGGTGTTTGGCAATGCTGGAGGCGGGAAATCAACTCTAAGCAAGAAGTTATCTCAAATCACTGGTTTGCCGCTTTACGTCTTAGACAAGATTAAATCTCAATCAGGGGGCAAGCTGGTTCCAGATAAAGACTATAAGCTTGCCCATCAAAAAATTTTAGTTAGTGACCAATGGATTATTGACGGGTTTGGTTGCATGGAAACCCTCTGGCTACGACTCAATGAGGCAGATAGTCTAATTTTTGTCGATTTACCGCTATATGTGCATGGATGGTGGGTAACTAAACGACTAATCACAGGTTACTTTAAACCGCCAGAAGGCTGGCCTTCTAATAGTCCAATATTAAGGAGTTCGCTTAGTAGCTATCGCGTACTTTGGTTATGCCACAAATATTTGACCCCAAAATACCGTGAGTATATCGAACAGGCTCAAAGCATCAAAAATGTTTATCACATTCGCTCGACTAAACAAATTTCGCAATTTTTTGAGTTAATTGAAAAAGAGGAAAAGGAGCAGGGGGGATAGAAAATAGTTGGGATTCGACACTTATTTAAGAGACGCTGCGCCTTTGGCATAGCAAGGACATGGTAAGTAAGTAGGCATGATTAAAACAATTCGCAATTCGCAATTCGCAATTCGCAATTACGTTTTGTGACGGGGATTTAGATTTAGGCATCAAAACCTGCTGCCTGTAGAGACAGGGGACTTAAACCCCCATCACTTGTTAAATATAAGATGTCATTGCGAGTGAAGCGAAGCAATCCCAGAGACTTTGCGATTGCTTCGCTTCACTCGCAATGACGGAACATATTATATTTATTTACGCCCATTTACTTATAAAAAGGCTGTTTAGCTTACTTTGCCAAACTCCAGCCCAGGGCTAGTGCTACTTCAGCAGCTAATTCTAGGGGATTGAATGGTTTAGCGATCGCACTGATCATTCCCATCTGGGTATAGCGACGGCGATCGGAAGCCTGGATTTTGGCAGTTAACAAAATTACCGGAATCGCTTTAGTTAATGGATTGGCTTGTAACTTTTCAAAGGTAGTGATACCATCCATTCCTGGCATCATTACATCAAGTAAAATTGCATCTGGTTGGTAAGTTTCAGCTTTAATTATGCCTTCTTCGCCAGAACTCGCTGTTACTACTTTCCAGCCTGCGACTGTTTCCAAGCAAATCTTGGCAACTTCTTGAATATACTGCTCGTTATCAACCACTAGAATTTGCTTTGTTGTCATCGCTGCTATCCTTTTGTAGGTTCAGGGGAATCTGCTGAAGTAATTTCATCATCCGTTGTTCAAATTCCTCGGTGGTAACAGGCCCTTTGGTTAAAAATTCTGCATCTTGGCTTAATTGGCTATTTACGTGTGCATCGTAACGAATATCAATCACGGGAATGGTGGTATTTTGGAAAGTCTCAAACAAGGGCAAAGTGACATAAAAAGTGCTACCTCCGCCTAATGTACTTTCAGCCCAGATGCGTCCGCCGTGCTGTTGCATAATGCTCTTACAAATTGCTAAACCTAAACCAGTACCATCATGGTTGCGTGAATCTGAAGAGTCAACTTGTTGAAAGCGCTCAAAGATACTCTCAAGTTTCTCTGTTGGAATACCGCGTCCAGTATCTTTGACTGTCAACAAAACTTCATTCTCTTGTTGTTGTGCCCCTAACCAAATCGTAGATCCAGCAGACGAAAATTTAACGTATAGCGGAAGTCCCCACCTTCAATGTACCCATAAGGTGGGGATTGTGAGCGGGGGATAAGGATTACATCTGGAATTGATTTTTTACACAGTAAAAACCAATTCTGGATGTATGACGAATCCCCAGAATTTTCTGGTAAGATATATATTGTCTTGACCCTCCGGGTTCAAAATCGCTCTACTTGGGGAGACCCCAAGACTGCGTTTTTCACCATCAATGCCGCAAGCGAAAACCAAGCTAATAGGTATATGTTGCAAGAGAAAAATTTGGGTCTTGGGAACCAGGACTCCTGCCCTTGGAGGGAATGTAAGACTTGTCTTTTACTACGGAGTTCTGGAAGCTATTCCCGATGAATTGGGAAGCACCGTCCGTCTTACGGCGGGGTAGTTCACTGGCGTTACTCAGTAGATTAGTTAAGGTTTGGACAATGCGATCGCAATCAGCCAATACTTGAACGGATAAGGCAGAAATGGATAGTTTTATTTCTGCTTTGTCAGCTAGAGGCTGCATGACATTTACTGCTTGAGTGATTAGATCAAGGATATTGCAGATTTCTGGTTCCATCTTCGCCTTACCTGATTCGATCCGCTCAATATCTAGAATGTCGTTGATTAAACGTACTAGGGGACTTGCGAAAAAATAAAGTACCAGCCATTCTAGAATATTTAGGAAGCGCGGATCTACCAGCCCCAGCACTAAATCTCTAGAATGGAAATCTCTCAAGTCATGCTGACCGACTCCATCAAATCTACCTTTAAAGATGCAGCGAAGAAACTAACTGGGAGCATCAAAAGAGATTTCATGGCAAAAGTTACCGAAGATTACTTTGATAGTTCAGCCCGTAAAGCAGAAACAGTATTGGGATGGAATCGCTGCTGTGTACAACTAGGCCTGCATGAACGACGGACAGGGATAGTCTGTATAGATAACTATCAGGCAAGAGGAAGACACAAGAGTGTTGAGATTCTACCCAATTTAGAATCGGATATTCGTTCATTGGTAGATGCTCAAGCTCAAGCCGACCCAAAATTTCAATCAACCTTTCTGTATGCGCGCATTAGTGCCAGAGCAGTAAGAGAAGCATTGGTGAATGTTCATGGCTACGACGAGAGCGAATTACCGTCTCGCCAAACCTTGGGGGAGATTCTCAATCGCTTGGGGTATCGCCTAAAAAAACACAAAAAACCAAGCCTTTGAAAAAGATTCCCCAAACAGATGCCATATTTGAGAATGTGTTCCGGGAGAATCAGGCATCAGATGAGAATCCCAAATCATTAAGAGTGTCTATTGATACTAAAGCCAAAGTGAAGATTGGGAACCTTTCTAGAGGCCGGTAAAGCCCGGACACTGGAAGCAAAAGCGGCGGATGATCATGATACTCTCATGTCTTGCGGTCTTAGTTCCCTTTGGCATTCTCAACACGCACAGTAACCAGTTATCTATTTATTTGGGACAGTCGGCGGAAACAAGTGATTTTATAGTCGATTGTTTAACCGCTTGGTGGCGTGAGAATCAACACAATTACCTTGATCTCGATGAATGGGTGATTGATCTTGATGGCGGTGCGGCGACTCGCAGTGACCGCACACAATTTATTAAACGCATGGTTGAGTTATCTCAAGCAATTAATCTCAAAATCCGACTGATTTATTATCCCCCCTACCATAGCAAGTACAATCCCATAGAGCGGTGTTGGGCTACCCTGGAGAATTATTGGAATGGCGCAATTTTAGATTCTGTTGAAGCCGCTGCTCATTGGGCTGCCAATATGACCTGGAAAGGAATTGCACCTATTGTACATCTGGTTGAAACCACTTATGAAAAAGGAATTAAAGTTCTGTCACGAGAGTTAGAACAGTATCAACCCCAATGGCAACGTTCTGAAACATTACCCAAATGGGATATTACTATCGTCCCTGTTTAGATGGTACTTTATTTTCCTGCTACTCCCTAGGCGTTCGCTGCTATCAGTAGCAATTTGCAGCAAGCGTTTTGCTTGCTCTGAATCTGTCGGTAGCAAGCCACTGGCTAGCATTCCGAGAGAGCCGTAAATTGAAGTTAAAGGTGTGCGCTGACGCTCGTCTAGTTGTGACTGCAACTGTTCATTCACCCTAATTAACTCGGCGGTGCGCTCTGCCACTCTCAATTCCAATTCGTTGATAGCTCGGAAATTGTAGGATGAGGAAAAGCTTACTCCCCCTGCCTCATCTTCCCCTACCGCCTTACCCCCTTGCGCCACGCGCTGCCGCAATTTCACCCGTTCTAAACGATTGACGATTCGGGTTACTAGTTCTGGCCCGACAATTGGCTTGCTTACAAAGTCATCAGCACCAACGCTAAATACCTGATTTACCATCTCAGCATCGCTATGCACAGTGAGAAATAAGATGGGTAACTCACTCCAGTGCGGATCGTTGCGTACTAACTTGCAAAGCTCTATACCCCTTGTATAAGGTAACTCCACATCCAGAATCAGCATATCTGGTGCAAATGCTTCCAAAGTTTCCCAGAACTGACGCGGATCTTCAAGAGCGATCGCCTTTAGTCCCCAAGGATGAAGTAAGGTTTGCAACAATGCCTGAATTTGCGGATCATCGTCCACAACCAATATTTTAGTTTCTGCATCGGGGTCATTTTTGCAGTGTTTGTGTGATTTTTAATACCTGTGGAGTTGGTGATGCAGATATTGCTGCTGCGTTGTTTGCCTGAATTTCCCGACGCAATAACTTTACCCAACTTTCGAGGTTGCTAATCTCAGATTTAGTCAAGGTTTGACTAGAACTCAGCAGCCGTTCTATATCGCGTGCCAATTTTGAGCCAGTAGGTAAGCCAAAAGTACCTAAAGATCCCGCCAAGGTATGGGCTTCTTTGACTGCAAGCGATCGCAATTCTAAATTTAAACTATTTTGGTTTAAAGTTGCGATCGCTTCCTCCAGCACCCTCACCTGCTCGTCCACCCGCCCTTGAAATCGTTGCCAAATTTCCCCAACTGCCATTAATGTTTGCTGCTGTGATTTCAAATTGGCAACCGAGGATTTTGCCTGATTTAATTCCTCCCTGTCCCTGTGCCCATCTTCCAATGGTTTCAGCCGATAACCGATACCATAAACGGTTTCCACCAAATCACTGGGCGCTCCTACAGCTTTGAGTTTATGTCGTAATCCTTTAATATGAGTGCGAACAGCTTCTTCTTGTGGAGTATCTTCATAAGACCAAAGATGTTCTAAAATCATGCCACAGCTAAATACTCGGCGACTATTTCGCAAGAATATTTCTAACAGAGCATACTCTTTTGGAGTAAGTGGCAGCAGATTACCAGCATAGATCACTTCACAGCTACTAGGGTCTAGCTGCAGCTTACCATACTTCAGCACAGGTTGCGAGGTTACACCTTGGCGACGCAACAGCGCCCTAACACGAGCAATTAACTCCTCTGCGTCAAAGGGTTTAACTACATAGTCATCTGCGCCAGCATCTAATCCGATTGCTTTATCATGACCACTATCGCGCCCTGTCAATAATAATATTGGCATTTGCAGACCACTAGACCGGATTCTCCGGCAAAGACTGATACCATCCAGCTTGGGCAACACTAT encodes the following:
- a CDS encoding ISAzo13-like element transposase-related protein; this translates as MIMILSCLAVLVPFGILNTHSNQLSIYLGQSAETSDFIVDCLTAWWRENQHNYLDLDEWVIDLDGGAATRSDRTQFIKRMVELSQAINLKIRLIYYPPYHSKYNPIERCWATLENYWNGAILDSVEAAAHWAANMTWKGIAPIVHLVETTYEKGIKVLSRELEQYQPQWQRSETLPKWDITIVPV
- a CDS encoding response regulator, producing MTTKQILVVDNEQYIQEVAKICLETVAGWKVVTASSGEEGIIKAETYQPDAILLDVMMPGMDGITTFEKLQANPLTKAIPVILLTAKIQASDRRRYTQMGMISAIAKPFNPLELAAEVALALGWSLAK
- a CDS encoding ISAzo13-like element transposase-related protein; the encoded protein is MKKIPQTDAIFENVFRENQASDENPKSLRVSIDTKAKVKIGNLSRGR
- a CDS encoding P-loop NTPase family protein; this translates as MKKVAVFGNAGGGKSTLSKKLSQITGLPLYVLDKIKSQSGGKLVPDKDYKLAHQKILVSDQWIIDGFGCMETLWLRLNEADSLIFVDLPLYVHGWWVTKRLITGYFKPPEGWPSNSPILRSSLSSYRVLWLCHKYLTPKYREYIEQAQSIKNVYHIRSTKQISQFFELIEKEEKEQGG